ACCATGAACAGGCTTTAATTAACCATTTTGTCGGATCAAACTGCCACCAGCGAATACCATTTCGGTAATCATTCTCAAAAATATGGTGATAGTTATGATAGCCTTCACCAAAGGTTAAAAAAGCTAAGAACCCATTATCACGCGCCGTGTTTTTATCCGTATATGGCTGAGAGCCCCAGATATGTGCCAGTGAGTTGATAAAAAACGTCGTGTGATGGCTCAAGACTAAGCGTACAACACCGACTAATAGTAATGCCCCCCATACATCCCCATGGATCAGTCCGAAGACGAAAGGAAAGCCAAAGTTTGTTACCAGTGCCAGCCATGCATAGTTGCGATGTTGCCACATGACAATACTATCTTTTTGTAAATCTCGGCAATTTGAATAATCAGTGTAGCGTGATGCTTGGTACTCACGCAGCATCCAACCTATGTGGCTGTAAAAAAAACCGCGCTTCGCTGAGTATGGATCTTTGTCGTTGTTATCAACATGGCGATGATGAACACGATGATCAGAAGACCAATGAAGGATACTATTTTGCAAAGCAAACGCCCCACCAATAGCAAAAATGAACTTTAGTACCCCATTCGCTTCATAGGTCTTGTGTGACCAAAGGCGATGATAGCCCGCAGTGATCGATAAGCCGCAAAAACTGAATGCAACCAACAACATCAGGCATTGTGCCCAATCAAATCCAATGTAATACGCATATAAGGGGGTGCCTATCGCAGCGACACCTAAAGTTAAGCTAAAAATTGCCACATTTAGCCAAATCACTGGCGGTTTATTCGTTTCCATCTGCATAACTCTCAACTCAGCGAACAAGTGTACGCTAGAATAATCACCGACAATTTGTAGGTCAATGACTATTTGCGATTTATGTTAACAAATGTAAACAACACACCAATAATGTTAACCAAATTGCAATGGAGCAATGCTAGTTACTGCGGTAAACATTGATTATTCAGATGAATCCCCGCATTAACAAAGCGCGAAAATGGATCGCCATAGTCTTGATGATCGGCTTGATAATAAGAGGCTGGCATCGATTTCAGCCCACCTTGTTGCTTAAGTTTGGCATGTTCTTCACGGGTGATCACAATATAAAATAGCTTTTTTTCAAGCACAGTGCGCAATGCAGTTAGCGACAATTGATCGTCCCGCACCATAGCTTTTAACTGACCAATAAGCACTGATGATGGTAAA
The nucleotide sequence above comes from Photobacterium swingsii. Encoded proteins:
- a CDS encoding acyl-CoA desaturase, which gives rise to METNKPPVIWLNVAIFSLTLGVAAIGTPLYAYYIGFDWAQCLMLLVAFSFCGLSITAGYHRLWSHKTYEANGVLKFIFAIGGAFALQNSILHWSSDHRVHHRHVDNNDKDPYSAKRGFFYSHIGWMLREYQASRYTDYSNCRDLQKDSIVMWQHRNYAWLALVTNFGFPFVFGLIHGDVWGALLLVGVVRLVLSHHTTFFINSLAHIWGSQPYTDKNTARDNGFLAFLTFGEGYHNYHHIFENDYRNGIRWWQFDPTKWLIKACSWFGLTKNLRKCPEDRIEKARATMLLKTLQTKLADAPNSQVRLERLEEEYDALMLKISDYYSAQKRMLELRKARLVKHYENFEFVQQYEQMKSRLDEQRKAWKLLTAQYA